The Fibrobacter sp. DNA window AATTTACCAGCTCTCCAGGACCACGATATGTGGACACGTCTGATAATCAAATACGGACCGGCTCTGAGGGTTGGCTCCCCTACTATCTGCATTGATAAATCACATGCAAAGAGAATCACTACCGGCAGTAAGAAGATGCAGGGTTATCAGATGTGGTATGAAAAGTATAAAAATCTCATGCAGCCTCGTCATCATGAAGCCTTTCAGGTTATGACAGCATTATCTTCTGGTACCGCGTCTTTCAGCCAGTTGGTAAGGTGTAAATACCTTCATAATAAACTCAGAATAGCAAAATTTTTAATTCTTAAACTTTTCCCATCACGTGCACGCGCGATGTATAGATAATAATGAACAATCCAGACATAGTATTATATCACCACGGCAAAGCCCACCTGCCGGGCATCTATTCTTATATATCTATCTTTTCCGCTCTTGGAATCAAATGTGTCATTGAGCACAGGGAGAAAGGATTCGTGCCATTCGGCCGTATACACTGGAAATTCATGGGGATGGTGACTGATAATCCGGGTACAGGTAAAATTGCCGTTCATGAATACACATCGACTTCAGTTCCCCCGTTCCCCAGAATAAAAGATTTTATTAAAAAGACCAGAAACGTTAAACCCGATATGCGGGTATTCCAGAATAAGCTTGTCGGGAAAGTTTACTCATACAATGATAATGTTCCATTTTTTTACCGGCCTGTAATCTGCGGGGAGATATTCTTCAAAGTCCCGAAGATTCCACACAAGTATGATTTTGTTTATTGCGGCACACTGGACCCAACCAGGAAAATTGACAAACCATTGTTCAGATTGATAAAGTTTTTTCCAGGAAGATCATTTTTGATAATAGGCCAGCCTCCGGCTGAGATTTCGGAAGAGTTGAGCAGGTTTTCAAATGTCACTGTA harbors:
- a CDS encoding glycosyltransferase family 4 protein, with the translated sequence MNNPDIVLYHHGKAHLPGIYSYISIFSALGIKCVIEHREKGFVPFGRIHWKFMGMVTDNPGTGKIAVHEYTSTSVPPFPRIKDFIKKTRNVKPDMRVFQNKLVGKVYSYNDNVPFFYRPVICGEIFFKVPKIPHKYDFVYCGTLDPTRKIDKPLFRLIKFFPGRSFLIIGQPPAEISEELSRFSNVTVTGKVPYEKVPELMASARYGLNLVPDIYPFNQLISTKLLEYTAIGLPVLTLGGAWLDSFEKENGARFFRIGRDNLNKLDDFEFIVPSVNDYHPDSVFRKSGIIEWVQKALGT